One Frankia alni ACN14a DNA window includes the following coding sequences:
- the mptB gene encoding polyprenol phosphomannose-dependent alpha 1,6 mannosyltransferase MptB: MIIGGAGAAVAAMLAEGWLGPRDPNVTDPSSWWGILPSTPPTETARGVLAGLSALSVITLCLCWVLLVRAMAAGRVSTRTGLAAAAAWSLPFAVGPPLFSRDVYAYAAQGELARLGLDPATHGVATLLTAGASDGSGQAFVRAVDPRWWHTHTPYGGAAVAVEKAAAAIGGGPAGTIAVLRVIAVLATIALICLSLLLAGSEPGRRRAVAVLVAANPVVVIHLVGGAHLDALAAALVVAALVLDRVPRVAGHGTLPGAAATGLAGLAGNVKATALLCVGWLVLAHLLAARRAPRPVRAAVVRLAADAVAVAVASALSIAAAGFGPTWIHALSTSGTLTTGIAPAAVLAAAADGVLALLGVHPADGATQRVTRTLCLAAAAAVVGALAVRAWRRSSEAPAGPGTTGGDRALRAFADRRPDLVVVGFGGLAVALGNPVVYPWYLALCLTPLAILTTGGAPGGRRTGRLPGTAAGRTVAALVVTSAWLCLATLSPLAATWRLLGPAGIAALVTVAALAVGAGVATALVAARRRPAPPTSTP; the protein is encoded by the coding sequence TTGATCATCGGGGGAGCCGGCGCCGCGGTCGCGGCCATGTTGGCCGAGGGGTGGCTCGGCCCACGCGATCCGAACGTCACCGACCCCTCGTCCTGGTGGGGAATTCTCCCATCGACCCCGCCGACGGAGACGGCAAGGGGCGTTCTGGCCGGACTGTCCGCGCTCAGCGTCATCACGCTGTGCCTGTGCTGGGTTCTCCTGGTACGCGCGATGGCCGCCGGGCGGGTGTCCACCCGCACCGGGCTCGCCGCCGCCGCCGCCTGGAGCCTGCCGTTCGCCGTCGGGCCGCCGCTGTTCAGCCGGGACGTCTACGCCTACGCCGCCCAGGGGGAGCTGGCCAGGCTCGGCCTGGACCCGGCGACCCACGGGGTGGCCACCCTGCTGACGGCCGGCGCGTCGGACGGATCCGGCCAGGCCTTCGTCCGAGCCGTCGACCCGCGGTGGTGGCACACCCACACCCCCTACGGCGGTGCCGCGGTCGCGGTCGAGAAGGCCGCGGCGGCCATCGGCGGTGGCCCGGCGGGGACCATCGCGGTTCTCCGGGTGATCGCCGTGCTCGCCACGATCGCCCTGATCTGCCTGTCGCTGCTCCTCGCCGGGTCCGAGCCGGGCCGGCGCCGCGCGGTCGCGGTCCTGGTCGCGGCGAACCCCGTCGTCGTCATCCACCTCGTGGGCGGCGCGCACCTCGACGCGCTCGCCGCCGCGCTCGTCGTCGCCGCCCTCGTGCTCGACCGCGTCCCGCGCGTGGCGGGACACGGGACCCTGCCGGGCGCCGCCGCGACGGGACTGGCGGGCCTCGCCGGCAACGTCAAGGCGACCGCCCTGCTCTGCGTCGGCTGGCTGGTGCTGGCCCACCTGCTGGCCGCGCGGCGGGCGCCGCGACCGGTACGGGCGGCAGTCGTGCGTCTCGCCGCCGACGCGGTCGCCGTCGCCGTCGCCTCGGCCCTGAGCATCGCCGCCGCCGGCTTCGGCCCGACCTGGATCCACGCGCTGTCGACCTCGGGCACCCTGACCACCGGCATCGCTCCCGCCGCGGTCCTCGCGGCGGCGGCGGACGGCGTGCTCGCGCTGCTCGGCGTGCATCCCGCGGACGGGGCGACGCAGCGGGTGACCCGGACGCTGTGCCTGGCGGCCGCGGCGGCCGTCGTCGGCGCCCTCGCCGTGCGCGCCTGGCGCCGCTCCTCCGAGGCACCCGCCGGCCCCGGCACGACGGGGGGCGATCGCGCGTTGCGGGCGTTCGCCGACCGGCGGCCGGACCTGGTCGTCGTCGGCTTCGGCGGGCTGGCCGTGGCGCTCGGCAATCCGGTGGTCTACCCCTGGTACCTGGCGCTGTGCCTGACGCCGCTCGCGATCCTGACGACCGGCGGCGCCCCGGGCGGGCGACGGACGGGACGGCTGCCGGGCACGGCCGCGGGACGCACGGTCGCCGCGCTGGTCGTGACCTCCGCCTGGCTGTGCCTCGCGACCCTCTCGCCGCTCGCGGCCACCTGGCGGCTGCTCGGTCCCGCCGGGATCGCCGCCCTGGTCACGGTCGCCGCGCTCGCCGTGGGGGCCGGGGTCGCGACCGCGCTGGTGGCGGCCCGGCGGCGGCCCGCACCGCCCACCAGCACACCGTGA